GTGCAAGACGCGGAAAGCTCGGAGTTCCTCTTGGCTTTGTTCCACGCTAGCTTGGAACACGGCGAACAAGTGGAGCTGTGAAAGACCCATCATTGAACCATTCCATTGCCACAGAACGGGCAAACCATGAGTGCAAGCCGAGGTTGTTCATCTAGTGCcactggagcgctggagcttgacaTGGTGGTGAGAACCATCTTGAGAAAACACGAAGTGGAGGGGCTCTGTAGTTGTGTGTGCGAGATTGAGCTAAAATGGTGTAAGGAGGGGGTCTCCTATAGTTGTGTGTGCCAGAATGTAGAAGACATATGGTGTAAGGAGGAAGAAGACCCTTGGGTAGAAGAGAGGAGGGGACCGTTGGAGGACTAGTAGCATCAGTGCATTTAACTGAGTTAGATGGTTGGCGGGTGTTAGTTGAGTTGAGCTCGTGCTGTCGAATAGAAGAAGCAGACACTGTGGGAACAGAAACGCGTGGACTTTAGGACAGATACGAGCCAAAAGCAAATGAGAATACGGTGTGGCTAATATAGTGATTGCAGATCCCGAGACAAGTGGGTGGGCGGGATTCCGGTGGGCAGCGTCGCCGAGTGCTCCTATGCAATTTCGTATAGCATAGACCCTAAACCCATCGTGCAAGTAATTCACCTATTATACATGAAATGCCAATGCCTACATAATTGTGCTACAATATCTGAGGTCAAATCCATCTATAAATATCATTACAAAACGTCAAATATTGTTTTTGGCAGATTTTTAAGTAATATTTGTATTTTGTCAAAAGTATATTAGTTAAACCTTAACAAGCATCCACAAAAAGTGTGTTTTTTGGACATGCAATTGGTTTTGTTTAATTTTGGTGTTTATTCAGCCTTTGTCCGGATGCCACATAATTTCACAATTTTTTAAGTAAACATCAATCATTCACAAAACCATAATTGGTGTAGTACTGCTTAACAATGTATCCACAGGAAAATTCATAATTTTTGGGTGAACAATTATTTTGCCAATATTGAAGTGTTTTTTATCACTCGTGGGACCCATGATACATCAATCCCATCAGTCATGCTAAACATTAGATTATACCCGATTGCAACTTATTACACCAATAGCTGGTGTTCACTGCAACAAAGAGTAGTAAATGTCACAACGAGAGACTCGGCAGGCAGGTAAATATATGTTCGTAGTCACGCTGCTGCACTGCAGCTAGAGTTAATTCAACGCAAATAACTCGGCATGGCAGGCATCGACGCAAATAACTCGAGCTTACTACAATACAGTTTACAGATAGGTACAGTAGGTACCAAGCTAGCTAGGTCGATCTGTAGCCTTGCCCGCCCGCTTGATTGATCACACATGGGCCGGTGCGTCCAGCTTGTCGAAGCAGGGCACGTCGGCGGCGGAGTCGCCTGCGACGACGGCGATGGTGACCGGCCAGCAGTAGTACGTGGTGAGGACGCTGGTGGTGGCCATCGCCGTGTGGGTGGACAAGACCCCGCTCAGCTCCATCTCCGCGCCGGCCACGCCGCGCCCCTCATAGAGCGTGCGCACGTACCTCATCGGCAGGTCCTCCCCCGGCTCCAGCTCGGCCACCGTGGTCGCCTCGTGCGCCATACGCTGCGCCACGTCGATGCGCTGCGGCAGGTCGAACTCGGTGATCGTCGCAGCAGGTCCCGCCGACGCGTCCGTGAGCCGGACGGTGACGTTGGCGTAAACAATGGTGGCGCGCCCGCCGGGGTTGTTGGCCCTGAGGAGGACCCTGAAGACCACGACGTTGCGCGGTGGCGGCAGTGACGGGATGTAGTCGACAGCCACGCGGCCGCCGGCGAGCTTCAGCTGGAGCTTCTCGGGGCGGAGCATCACCACCACTGCCCGAACGATCACTGCCACGGCCACCAGGGTGACCACGCACGCCACCGTGCACCGCGCCGCGTATAGCCACCGGAACCTCCTCCACCAGCTCGGCGCCTTGCTCCCCTGCTCGGCCATCCGATCTGGATTTACTTATTTTTGGTCGGGGAATCGTGTACTGGCTAATGAGCTAGAGATGGACCTTTGTGTTCGTGGATGATAGAGAGATCCACTTCCGGTACCTATTTATAGAAACTTACAAGTAGAATACACTACCAGCAAATTCCTTGGGCTAACTCCAATGCGGCGACCCATTTTATCTGTCTGCATCCATTAGTTTAACTGTAAACGAACAAAAATCACGGTCCAACGCACTGACGCAAACAAACAGGTCAGCTCCAACATATTCGCGAGGGAGTGATGATgtatgatgattatttcaaatacaAGTATGATGCCCTTGGAAATGCAGCCACGAGAGTGTAAGTCAAAAAGAGAGGCTAGTATTGATTTATACGTTTAGTCCACTATTGTCTTTTGAAATTTAACTTGATGCCCCGTTTGGcatatgtttgttatttatttatttttcgcgGAAGGGTCAAAGGTGAAATATTAAGCATCACAAGTCTTTACAAACACACCTTTACAAAAACATAGCATTATATTAAAAAAATTAGGGATGCCAAAGTCTTCTTCTTCCTGCATCCACCGATGGCGTGTCGTGAGCATAGCTTGACGCCGCCTCTGGGCCTCCGCCTCATCGGAGCAAACTTGTTTAAATTCAGGATCTTGAAGAAGCTATGACCGGAAAGTCATCGATGCAGATCAGGAGAGGCCCGCGACCCCGATCTACAAGCAGATTGTCGTCCCGTAGAAGAAAATATTTAAAAAAGGGTCTATAGAAACTTCAAAGACCACGAAAGTCGTCTAATCCAAATGGATCCACTGTAATTAATACTGATCGAATTGCAGATGATCCGACGGAGATACTACTCCGCACTCCCTCCTCCAACGACAAGCACACCAACGGAACAAGGAAAGGGGCGGGTGGGTGCAATGATGGTGGTACAGAGAGGGGAGGACCAAGGCGAGGAGATGAGAGGTGCTTTTTTCAACGTCAACGCCTTGCTTAAATATCCGGGGCATGCAGAGTGACGCCATTTTGATATGCGCGGCGGCTGGAGTATGCTTCATTTATATGTGCTCTTTGCTATACAGGTCCGGCTAGTTCCCATTTGCGCGCTTTGATTACCCGTTtagcctactccctccgttccaaaatatagcgcgtcttcggtttccg
The window above is part of the Triticum dicoccoides isolate Atlit2015 ecotype Zavitan unplaced genomic scaffold, WEW_v2.0 scaffold192109, whole genome shotgun sequence genome. Proteins encoded here:
- the LOC119344907 gene encoding uncharacterized protein LOC119344907, with translation MAEQGSKAPSWWRRFRWLYAARCTVACVVTLVAVAVIVRAVVVMLRPEKLQLKLAGGRVAVDYIPSLPPPRNVVVFRVLLRANNPGGRATIVYANVTVRLTDASAGPAATITEFDLPQRIDVAQRMAHEATTVAELEPGEDLPMRYVRTLYEGRGVAGAEMELSGVLSTHTAMATTSVLTTYYCWPVTIAVVAGDSAADVPCFDKLDAPAHV